The nucleotide window AGGGGTCTAGCGAACAAAGCACGCTCGGCTCGGCTCGCAGCAATGGACAAGGGAGCCTGGATGAGCATCCAACGCGAACGGACTTTGAGTGATGTGGTGGGATGGACGTGGTAGTACCGCTACTGTAGGTAGACCCTGAATGATCTTCAGCATGGTGCCACGTCTTACACTGACTCGTCAAaagtgtgtgtgtgtgtgtgtatggGGTTTCTTTTGCGCACAAATCGTCAGACTTATAGTTGACACTAAATTGTACATCGATCAATAGGGATACCCCTATTAGGGTGTTTGATAAACCTGAGTTGCTGTTGTTGACTTGTGTCTGATGATTGTACGGCCTAGCTTTACATGAGTACCTTGATGTCTATCAAGTGTCTTTGTCATGGTACCATGTCCCCATTCCGCAGTACAAATGTTATGCTCACATCCAGTACACACATAGATGAACTCTACGCGTACACGAATCACTCACAAACACATATCAACGTCTCGGATTTTCGCACATCGTATTATGTATAATCGTACAAAACACATGCAGACGAAACACATCTCTACCACGTGCCGTTAATATGTGTATATGAGACCAGACCCAGCGCCACTAGCTCCATAACGTTGCTAAGTATGCCCCGTCCCTACGATACATAGGAAAAATATGAAGAAAAGAACACAATGAAAGTGTCTTCAGAAGTAGAGGAACAATCAACTCTGCGCACTACTTGGTGGCAGAGTTTGCCTCGCTAGCAGGTTGAGCTTCCTCTCGGCGTTTCTCAACGCTCTGTTCCTTCTGTTGGTCTTCGTCAGCCTCAACAGTAGGCGGAACGTCACTAGCCCCAGGAGTCTTGGCCTTGTCCCGAGTCTCCGGGTTCCGGCCTTCTACATCGGGGTGAGGTGGCGCGACACCGTACTCCTCCGTGTCGCCATGGGCTTCAACGAGACCCTCGTAGATCTCGTTGCCTTTGCCATCGACGACCCGGGTGCGAGTCTCGTAGCGCGTCTTGAAGCTGACCTTACCGGCAAGCGCAGCCacttcctcgtcgtcaagAACACGGCCGTTTTCGTCGCGGTACTCAATGCGCTCCTCTTTCTTTACAACGGGATAGTCCTTCAAGGCTTCCTGAGCGGCTGCAGATACAAGAGGCTTCTCAGACGTGACATTCTCCTCTTTTGCTTCCTTTGGTTGCTCCTTTGGCTGCTTGGGCTGAACCTCGGGAACAACCTCCGGCGCAGCAGGTGCTGGGACCACTGGAGGCGCTGATGCAGGCGCTGCGATAGAAGGCACGGGCTCAGTAGTCATGGTGTTATACGCTTCGTACTATGGTATGTTAGCATTGAACCTCACAGGATACAAGAGAACTTACGGATTCAAGAAAGTTGTTGCAGTCCCAGTCCCAAGAGCTGAAGAGCTTGGCACTGTTGCAAGCATCTTTGGTCCATGCATTACCATAGGCAAGTGGAGAGTAGACAGTGAAAACAGCGATAGCGATAGCCAAGAAACCGACAGCTGCTGCTTGGCCGATGGCGGGGTATTTTCGCAGACCAAAGACGCTGAATCGGTAGCTCACAAAGTCAAACATCTGGCAAAGAGCGAGGATGGCGAAGTAAAGAGCGGGCAGGTAATGATGCAAGAACAGCTGGCGCGCCATCAGGAAGAATGGGAAGTAGTGAAATGCCCATCCTAGGATAGTCATACCAACCTCGTAGTCGAACCGCTTGAAAGTGACGTTGTTGTAATCGCGGCAACCGCGCTGCCATCGGAGAATAGCAATACCCTTGATAACGACGTAAAGGCCGATGAGCGCTGTAGTTGTCCACCAGATGAAAACATTGCCAATGAGATAAATCTGACGGTTGTGTTTGCCCCAGAAGTTGATGCCTCGGTGGAGGATAGGCCAGGAGGGAGGGCGGGAGTCCCAGGCGTGCGATTCGGTAAGACCAGCGTTGGTCTTCCACATGACCTTTTGCAGCTCCCAAAACTTTCCAAAAAAGCCTGGGTTGCGGTAGTTGACCTTTTCCACCTCGCCGTCGATCATCAAAGGGTGTACGTTGCCTTCAATATACCAGATGCTGTTTGGCAATGTGCCCTGCTTGGCACATGTAACCTCCTGCTGCTCAAATCCCCAATCAGGAAGTTTAACCTTGTGCGAGAAAAGTGCGCATCCAGTCATGATATGAATGAGCCTGAACTTGGACTCAATGGTACGAACACGCTTCTTGGCGACAGCCCCATCGGACTTGGCCTTGACAATTTCGATTTTGAACAAGTCATTTGCATCACCCTCAAATCCCTCGTAACCATATGCGGAGACCTCGTTCTGCCACTCAGCCTCGGTGACAGGTG belongs to Pyrenophora tritici-repentis strain M4 chromosome 10, whole genome shotgun sequence and includes:
- a CDS encoding PMT1, Dolichyl-phosphate-mannose--protein O-mannosyl transferase, yielding MASVASPNTYLGEKTSSRRSGRSKSRSPAPNGRKQQKSQQKVQGYTSEGVQDHDILNLPSSDWSLLAMLTVVATAVRLFRIQQPTSVVFDEVHFGGFASKYIKGRFFMDVHPPLAKLLITLAGWLGGFDGNFDFKDIGKDYLEPKVPYVTMRLLPAICGVLTIPTMFLTLKAAGCRTTTAALGAGLVIFDNALVTQSRLILLDSPLIIFTALTALAWTCFMNQHEQGPAKAFKPSWWFWLAATGVGLGATVSVKWVGLFTIAWVGSLTLVQLWVLLGDTRNVTPRLWFKHFFARVFCLIVIPVSFYMAMFGIHFICLVNPGEGDGFMSSEFQATLNSKGMQSVPADVAYGSRVSLRHWNTQGGYLHSHSHMYPTGSKQQQITLYPHKDENNIWILENSTLPVMPEDYNGPNLTSPKAWDNIGPTYIEDGGIIRLYHITTDRRLHSHDVRAPVTEAEWQNEVSAYGYEGFEGDANDLFKIEIVKAKSDGAVAKKRVRTIESKFRLIHIMTGCALFSHKVKLPDWGFEQQEVTCAKQGTLPNSIWYIEGNVHPLMIDGEVEKVNYRNPGFFGKFWELQKVMWKTNAGLTESHAWDSRPPSWPILHRGINFWGKHNRQIYLIGNVFIWWTTTALIGLYVVIKGIAILRWQRGCRDYNNVTFKRFDYEVGMTILGWAFHYFPFFLMARQLFLHHYLPALYFAILALCQMFDFVSYRFSVFGLRKYPAIGQAAAVGFLAIAIAVFTVYSPLAYGNAWTKDACNSAKLFSSWDWDCNNFLESYEAYNTMTTEPVPSIAAPASAPPVVPAPAAPEVVPEVQPKQPKEQPKEAKEENVTSEKPLVSAAAQEALKDYPVVKKEERIEYRDENGRVLDDEEVAALAGKVSFKTRYETRTRVVDGKGNEIYEGLVEAHGDTEEYGVAPPHPDVEGRNPETRDKAKTPGASDVPPTVEADEDQQKEQSVEKRREEAQPASEANSATK